The Flavobacterium praedii genome window below encodes:
- the bamA gene encoding outer membrane protein assembly factor BamA, whose translation MRPSLAIKKENVDLEKQVNKLNKFLVLHKSLKLVLTFLLLGTFTQIKAQDRVPFDQGKKYILADVSVVGDISFNPQTVVTFAGLEKGQEITIPGEQISSSIKKLGKLGLFDEISFYVNRIENDSIYLDLNIKELPKINQVKFVGVSKSKTESFIKDNGLTNGKIVTENLITTTKNYIEKKYKKDGFFNTKVHITTTKDTLKSNEVNMLVKVDMGNKVKIYKIDIEGNKEIATKKLLSSMKNTKQRNPINILKRSKYIEEKYQEDLEKIVSDYKKIGYRDARIISDSIAYNEEKKGIYIKIKVEEGIKYYFGNIKFIGNTVYSDEGLSSMLGIRPGDVYNGVLLQERIADKSKPDGEDITNLYQNNGYLFSNINAVETKTTDNKIDFEIRVTEGPIAYFNKITVVGNDKTNDEVIYRELRTRPGDKYNKAELVRTIREIGQLGFFDPEKIEPKFKNVDSGAGTVDIEYNVVEKGASQIELQGGYGGGGFVGTLGLSFNNFSARNLFNKDAYHPLPMGDGQKVALRLQASSYYKTYSLSFSEPWFGGKRPVQFSSSFAFSQQYSSNYQTQRVDKSKYINITSLSVGMAKRLTVPDDFFTLSQSISYQQYDLHNYLYGMFTFANGTSRNLSYTVGLTRNSKGFNPIFPTYGAEFGVTGEFTLPYSVFNGIDYAKLGDQEKYKYKYTGTSYVDNNDRVVNAGDYLDKLPSSSYTSNKVDKYQDAVADPAKVDQEKYKWLEYYKVQVTGDWFTSLYKKLVLRTLMQFGFLGAYNQDRGVIPFERYYLGGDGMAGSSIDGRQNIQLRGYENGALTPANSNGDAYGATIYNKFSLELRYPITLKASASIYALAFAEAGQSYESLSSYQPFNLARSSGVGLRVFMPAFGLLGIDFGYGFDAVPGAIKPSGWQTHFIIGQQF comes from the coding sequence ATGAGGCCATCATTAGCTATCAAAAAAGAGAACGTCGATTTGGAAAAACAAGTGAACAAATTAAATAAATTTTTAGTGTTACATAAAAGCTTAAAACTAGTCCTTACCTTTTTATTATTAGGAACATTTACTCAAATCAAAGCCCAAGACAGAGTCCCATTTGACCAAGGTAAAAAATACATTTTAGCTGATGTCAGCGTAGTTGGTGATATTAGTTTCAATCCACAAACAGTAGTCACATTTGCTGGACTTGAAAAAGGACAAGAAATTACCATCCCTGGTGAACAAATCAGTAGTTCTATAAAAAAACTAGGAAAACTAGGCCTTTTTGATGAAATTTCATTTTATGTAAATCGTATTGAAAACGATAGCATTTATCTAGACTTAAACATTAAAGAATTACCAAAAATAAATCAGGTAAAATTTGTTGGTGTATCCAAAAGCAAAACCGAATCTTTCATTAAAGATAATGGTTTGACAAACGGTAAAATTGTAACGGAAAACTTGATTACCACAACAAAAAACTATATAGAAAAAAAATACAAAAAAGACGGTTTTTTCAATACAAAAGTTCATATTACTACCACAAAAGACACTTTAAAAAGCAACGAAGTTAACATGCTTGTAAAAGTAGACATGGGTAATAAAGTGAAAATTTATAAAATCGACATTGAAGGAAACAAAGAGATTGCTACTAAAAAGTTACTTAGTTCGATGAAGAACACCAAACAGCGAAACCCTATTAACATTTTAAAACGATCTAAATATATAGAAGAAAAATACCAAGAAGATTTAGAAAAAATAGTCAGTGATTATAAAAAAATAGGATACCGCGATGCCCGTATTATAAGTGATTCAATTGCATATAATGAAGAGAAAAAGGGTATTTATATAAAAATTAAAGTAGAGGAAGGTATTAAATACTATTTTGGAAACATCAAATTTATTGGTAACACGGTTTATTCAGATGAAGGATTGAGTAGCATGCTGGGTATCCGCCCTGGTGATGTATACAATGGCGTATTACTTCAAGAAAGAATTGCAGATAAATCAAAACCAGATGGAGAAGATATTACAAATTTATATCAAAACAACGGATATTTATTTTCAAATATTAATGCGGTAGAAACAAAAACAACTGATAATAAAATTGATTTTGAAATTAGAGTTACTGAAGGGCCTATTGCCTATTTCAATAAAATTACTGTTGTAGGTAATGACAAAACTAATGATGAAGTTATTTATAGAGAATTAAGAACTCGTCCAGGAGACAAATACAACAAAGCTGAATTAGTTAGAACCATTAGAGAGATAGGTCAATTGGGATTTTTTGATCCTGAAAAAATTGAACCTAAATTCAAAAATGTTGATTCTGGTGCCGGAACAGTAGATATCGAATACAATGTTGTTGAAAAAGGAGCAAGCCAAATCGAACTTCAAGGAGGATATGGAGGCGGAGGTTTTGTTGGAACCTTAGGCCTATCATTTAATAACTTTTCAGCAAGAAACTTATTCAACAAAGACGCTTATCATCCACTTCCAATGGGAGATGGTCAAAAAGTAGCATTACGTTTACAAGCAAGTTCCTATTATAAAACGTATAGTTTATCTTTTTCTGAACCTTGGTTTGGAGGAAAAAGACCAGTACAATTTAGTAGCTCATTTGCTTTTAGCCAACAATACAGTTCCAACTATCAAACACAAAGAGTAGACAAATCAAAATACATTAATATCACCTCTTTGTCAGTAGGTATGGCAAAAAGACTAACTGTGCCAGATGATTTTTTCACACTTTCACAGTCTATTAGTTACCAACAGTATGACTTGCATAATTATCTTTATGGAATGTTTACATTTGCAAATGGTACTTCAAGAAACTTATCCTATACAGTAGGTCTAACTAGAAACAGTAAAGGTTTTAACCCTATTTTCCCAACTTATGGAGCAGAATTTGGAGTTACAGGTGAATTTACACTTCCGTATTCTGTATTTAATGGAATTGATTATGCTAAGTTAGGGGATCAAGAAAAATACAAATACAAATATACCGGTACCTCTTATGTTGACAATAATGACAGAGTTGTAAATGCAGGTGATTATCTAGACAAATTACCAAGTTCATCCTATACCTCTAACAAAGTAGACAAATACCAAGATGCAGTTGCAGATCCTGCAAAAGTAGATCAAGAAAAATACAAATGGTTAGAATATTATAAAGTTCAAGTAACTGGAGATTGGTTTACTTCTTTATACAAAAAATTAGTTTTACGTACCTTAATGCAATTTGGATTCTTAGGTGCATACAATCAGGATCGAGGAGTTATTCCATTTGAAAGATATTATTTAGGTGGAGACGGTATGGCTGGAAGTTCTATAGACGGAAGACAAAACATACAGCTAAGAGGTTATGAAAACGGAGCATTAACTCCTGCAAATTCAAACGGAGATGCATATGGTGCTACTATATATAATAAATTCTCATTAGAATTACGTTATCCAATAACATTAAAAGCATCAGCTTCTATTTATGCACTAGCATTTGCAGAAGCAGGCCAATCCTATGAATCATTATCAAGCTACCAACCATTTAATCTGGCTCGTTCATCAGGTGTTGGTTTAAGAGTATTCATGCCTGCATTTGGATTATTGGGTATTGATTTTGGTTATGGCTTCGATGCTGTACCTGGAGCAATCAAACCAAGTGGATGGCAAACGCATTTTATAATTGGTCAACAATTTTAA
- a CDS encoding DUF6089 family protein: MSKIFIPILCFLSLTSIHAQIHEIGVFLGGSNYIGDIGSTTYIAPNEPAFGILYKWNKSPRHSYRFSYTQSQISGDDKESSEIGRKNRKYSFVNNIKELSAGLEFNFFDFNLHQESPKFTPYVYSGISYFFYDELYLISGETKKNNIKNSIAIPMTLGVKTNFSRNFVLGLEVGIRYSFTDNIDGSNPSDSNMYKFGNLNNNDWYVFSGVTLTYTFGEKPCYCAE, from the coding sequence ATGAGTAAAATTTTCATTCCAATTTTATGCTTTTTATCCTTAACATCTATTCATGCTCAAATTCATGAAATTGGTGTTTTCCTTGGTGGCAGCAATTACATAGGAGACATTGGTTCAACAACCTATATTGCACCAAACGAACCAGCTTTTGGAATTTTATATAAATGGAATAAAAGTCCAAGACACTCCTACCGATTCTCCTATACACAATCACAAATTTCAGGAGATGACAAAGAATCCTCAGAAATAGGAAGAAAAAACAGAAAATACAGTTTTGTTAATAACATAAAAGAACTTTCTGCTGGATTAGAGTTTAATTTTTTTGACTTTAATTTACATCAAGAAAGCCCAAAGTTCACGCCATATGTATATAGCGGAATAAGTTACTTTTTCTATGACGAATTATATTTGATTTCTGGTGAAACTAAAAAAAACAATATCAAAAACTCCATTGCAATACCAATGACATTAGGTGTTAAAACTAATTTTTCAAGAAATTTTGTTTTAGGACTAGAGGTAGGCATTCGATATTCTTTTACTGATAATATTGACGGAAGCAATCCAAGTGATAGCAATATGTATAAATTTGGCAATTTAAATAATAATGATTGGTATGTATTTTCAGGAGTAACTTTGACGTATACTTTTGGAGAAAAACCATGTTACTGTGCAGAATAA
- a CDS encoding CBS domain-containing protein has translation MTDIKNYITNDYKAIDANETIGTVQSFFDELTYSHFPVVEESIFIGSIAADDIETFDSDKKVTDYKYVLEHFFARTTMIWLDVLEVFAKNHTNLVPILDENNKYVGYYEIEDIIKFFHETPFLKEQGAILIVSKNTIDYSMSQITQIVESNNGKLLGLFISNSDINTIEVTLKISVGSLNEIIQTFRRYNYDIISEHNEDNYINNLKERSDYLDKYLNI, from the coding sequence ATGACTGATATTAAAAACTATATTACAAACGACTACAAGGCCATTGATGCCAACGAAACCATTGGAACTGTTCAATCTTTTTTTGACGAGTTGACCTATTCCCATTTCCCTGTAGTAGAAGAAAGTATTTTTATCGGAAGTATCGCTGCTGATGATATAGAAACTTTTGATAGCGACAAAAAAGTAACTGATTACAAATATGTACTCGAACATTTTTTTGCCAGAACTACAATGATTTGGTTAGATGTTTTGGAAGTATTTGCTAAAAACCATACTAATTTAGTTCCAATATTGGACGAAAATAATAAGTATGTTGGCTATTATGAAATTGAAGATATCATTAAATTTTTTCATGAAACTCCTTTTTTGAAAGAACAAGGAGCAATTTTAATAGTAAGTAAAAATACTATCGATTACTCCATGAGTCAAATAACTCAAATTGTCGAAAGTAACAATGGAAAACTTTTAGGCTTGTTTATTTCAAATTCAGACATAAACACGATTGAGGTTACCCTAAAAATAAGTGTTGGCTCTTTAAATGAAATCATTCAAACCTTTAGAAGGTATAATTATGACATCATTTCAGAACATAACGAAGACAATTACATCAATAATTTAAAAGAACGTTCTGATTATTTAGACAAATATTTAAACATATAA
- a CDS encoding MOSC domain-containing protein, protein MLQLSEIWIYPVKSFGGIQLQKSKVTDRGLELDRRWLLVDDDGRFLSQREYPNLALFNTEIVGDFLRITHRLNLESIDIPLRSVFLESQSKIRVTVWDDLIDAFEVSAVITDWFTKQLGFSARLVYMPEESERKLDPKYAITGVENNSFSDAYPFLIIGQASLDDLNSRMKNPVLMNRFRPNFVFTNGDAFEEDTWRDFRIGDVSFVGVKPCDRCVMTTVDQEKGIISGKDPLKTLAKYRNFGNKVLFGQNVIGLGLGNVSVGDEVSVLSFNK, encoded by the coding sequence ATGTTGCAACTTTCAGAAATTTGGATTTATCCTGTAAAGTCATTTGGTGGAATCCAATTGCAAAAATCCAAAGTTACAGACCGAGGTTTGGAATTGGATAGACGATGGTTATTGGTGGATGATGATGGGCGTTTTTTGTCACAACGGGAGTATCCTAATTTGGCGCTTTTTAATACTGAGATTGTTGGTGATTTTTTGCGAATTACACACAGATTGAATTTGGAATCAATTGATATTCCACTTCGATCTGTTTTTTTGGAATCCCAGTCTAAAATAAGAGTTACTGTTTGGGATGATTTGATAGATGCTTTTGAAGTAAGTGCAGTGATTACCGATTGGTTTACAAAGCAATTGGGTTTTTCGGCACGATTGGTTTATATGCCAGAAGAGAGTGAGCGAAAATTAGATCCCAAATATGCCATCACGGGAGTCGAAAACAATTCATTTTCTGATGCTTATCCTTTTTTGATTATTGGTCAGGCTTCGTTGGATGATTTGAATTCGAGAATGAAAAATCCAGTTCTGATGAACCGCTTTCGACCGAATTTTGTTTTTACCAATGGTGACGCTTTTGAGGAGGATACTTGGCGTGACTTTAGAATTGGGGATGTTTCTTTTGTAGGAGTGAAGCCTTGTGACCGTTGCGTGATGACAACTGTTGATCAAGAAAAAGGAATCATTTCAGGAAAAGACCCTTTGAAAACATTAGCGAAATACAGAAATTTTGGCAATAAAGTGTTGTTTGGTCAAAATGTGATTGGACTGGGATTGGGGAATGTTTCGGTTGGGGATGAGGTTTCTGTTTTGAGTTTTAATAAATAG
- a CDS encoding alpha/beta fold hydrolase, which yields MLYSKIEGTGKPLLILHGFLGMSDNWKSLGTQFVADGFQVHLLDLRNHGRSFHSDDFSYELMAQDVFEYCQANGLESIVIIGHSMGGKIAMLVATLYPNLVDKMIVADIGPKFYAPHHQDILAGLNAVDFSVKPSRNAVEEVLKVHIPDFGTRQFLMKSLYWQEPGQLAFRFNLKVFNKKIEEIGKALPAASIFEKPTLFIRGGNSNYILDSDFDMIKNYFPVSEITTIPNVGHWLHAENPKLFYELASAFLK from the coding sequence ATGCTTTACTCAAAAATAGAAGGTACAGGGAAGCCTTTACTTATACTTCATGGATTTCTAGGAATGTCCGATAATTGGAAATCATTAGGTACTCAATTTGTGGCTGATGGTTTTCAAGTGCACTTATTGGATTTACGTAATCATGGACGTAGTTTTCATTCGGATGATTTTAGTTATGAATTGATGGCTCAAGATGTGTTTGAATATTGTCAGGCAAACGGTTTGGAGTCAATTGTTATTATTGGTCATTCAATGGGGGGGAAAATAGCAATGCTAGTGGCAACTTTATATCCTAATTTAGTTGATAAAATGATAGTGGCAGATATAGGACCAAAATTTTATGCGCCACATCATCAAGATATTTTGGCAGGTTTAAATGCAGTTGATTTTTCAGTAAAACCAAGTCGGAATGCAGTTGAGGAAGTTTTAAAAGTTCATATTCCTGATTTTGGAACACGTCAATTTTTGATGAAAAGTTTATATTGGCAAGAGCCAGGGCAATTAGCCTTTCGATTCAATTTGAAAGTTTTTAATAAAAAAATTGAAGAAATTGGAAAAGCATTGCCAGCTGCTTCAATATTTGAAAAGCCCACTCTTTTTATTCGAGGTGGAAATTCTAACTACATATTAGATAGTGATTTTGATATGATTAAGAACTATTTTCCAGTTTCAGAAATTACGACCATTCCAAATGTTGGACACTGGTTGCATGCCGAAAACCCAAAATTGTTTTATGAATTAGCAAGTGCTTTTTTGAAATAA
- a CDS encoding pyridoxine 5'-phosphate synthase, which translates to MTKLSVNINKIATLRNARGGNVPDLLKVATDIQQFGGQGITIHPRPDERHIRYQDARDLKSIVYTEYNIEGNPEQSFVDLVLEIKPTQVTLVPDAVDAITSNAGWNTIKHASFLTEIVHEFQRNGIRTSIFVDPVLEMIEGAKKIGTERIELYTESFAHQYSLGNKKGIDPYVVSAVLANELELGINAGHDLSLDNIQFFNQNIPGLLEVSIGHALISEAIYLGLENVVNMYLHKLK; encoded by the coding sequence ATGACAAAACTTAGCGTTAACATAAATAAGATTGCCACTTTGCGTAATGCTCGTGGAGGAAATGTGCCTGATTTATTAAAAGTGGCGACTGATATTCAGCAATTTGGAGGTCAGGGAATAACAATTCATCCACGTCCTGATGAGCGTCATATTCGCTATCAAGATGCAAGAGATTTAAAATCAATTGTGTATACAGAATACAATATTGAAGGGAATCCTGAGCAATCTTTTGTGGATTTGGTTCTCGAAATAAAACCAACTCAAGTGACTTTAGTTCCCGATGCTGTCGATGCCATAACTTCAAATGCGGGTTGGAACACTATTAAACATGCTTCTTTTTTAACAGAAATTGTTCATGAATTTCAACGAAACGGAATACGAACTTCTATTTTTGTGGATCCAGTTCTTGAAATGATAGAAGGAGCAAAAAAAATTGGAACAGAAAGAATTGAATTGTATACCGAGTCTTTTGCACATCAATATAGTTTGGGTAATAAAAAAGGTATTGATCCGTATGTCGTTTCGGCTGTTTTGGCTAATGAATTGGAATTAGGAATTAATGCAGGGCATGATTTGAGTTTGGATAATATTCAGTTTTTCAATCAAAATATTCCTGGATTGTTAGAAGTTTCTATTGGTCATGCCTTAATTTCCGAGGCAATTTATCTTGGATTAGAAAATGTAGTGAATATGTATTTGCATAAATTGAAATGA
- a CDS encoding OmpH family outer membrane protein, with the protein MRKEFLFIILSLFVATTNLAQTKGNKVGYIDMEYILQNVPDYIEAKAQLEQKAQKWKQEIETKKIEINKLKDALKAEKPLLTAELIEERESEIKFLETEKLDYQQKRFGANGDLIIQKAGLIKPIQDQVFTAVQDIAEARKYDFIFDKSSHLTILFAAKRFDISDQVIRVLNRTEKREQLTKKQQKELEAKENLENEIDDNPVLAEREKVLLDKKAAREKLVADKKLAQEEAKKQYEEKRKALLAEREAKKKGTTVVETKTTTTENATTTNAAGQSEKSITETAKPNVQEERKKALEEKRKKILEAREATKKAAEEKRIKELQEREAAKKASETNTKENN; encoded by the coding sequence ATGAGAAAAGAATTTTTATTTATAATTTTATCGCTTTTTGTAGCTACAACAAATCTAGCTCAGACCAAAGGAAACAAAGTGGGTTATATTGATATGGAATACATTTTACAAAATGTTCCAGACTATATTGAAGCCAAAGCCCAGTTAGAACAAAAAGCTCAAAAATGGAAACAAGAAATTGAAACCAAAAAAATAGAAATAAACAAATTAAAAGATGCTTTAAAAGCGGAAAAACCATTATTAACAGCTGAATTAATTGAAGAAAGAGAATCAGAAATTAAATTTCTTGAGACTGAAAAATTAGATTATCAACAAAAAAGATTTGGCGCAAATGGAGATTTAATAATCCAAAAAGCAGGTTTAATAAAGCCTATTCAAGATCAAGTTTTTACTGCTGTACAAGATATAGCTGAAGCTAGAAAGTATGATTTTATTTTTGATAAATCATCACATCTAACCATACTGTTTGCTGCCAAAAGATTTGACATAAGCGATCAAGTCATAAGGGTATTAAATCGTACAGAAAAAAGAGAGCAATTAACTAAGAAACAGCAAAAAGAATTAGAAGCGAAAGAAAACTTAGAAAACGAAATAGACGATAATCCTGTTTTAGCAGAAAGAGAAAAAGTGTTATTAGATAAAAAAGCTGCTAGAGAAAAATTAGTCGCTGATAAAAAGTTAGCACAAGAGGAAGCTAAAAAACAATACGAAGAAAAAAGAAAAGCTTTACTCGCTGAAAGAGAAGCTAAAAAGAAAGGTACAACTGTAGTAGAAACAAAAACAACTACAACAGAAAACGCGACAACAACAAATGCGGCTGGTCAATCTGAAAAATCAATAACAGAAACCGCTAAACCAAATGTACAAGAAGAACGCAAAAAAGCTTTAGAAGAAAAAAGAAAAAAAATACTTGAAGCAAGAGAAGCTACGAAAAAAGCTGCCGAAGAAAAAAGAATAAAAGAACTTCAAGAAAGAGAAGCCGCAAAAAAAGCTTCAGAAACAAATACAAAAGAAAACAACTAA
- a CDS encoding phage holin family protein, which yields MNLIIRIIVTAGLVFGIAHFLPGVHVAGPYTAMLVAVVLGLLNIFIKPIMVLLTLPFTIVTLGLFLLVVNALIIVLCTKIVGGFYVDTFWVAMLFSIILSLSQSIVYAIIGKDKLD from the coding sequence ATGAATTTAATTATAAGAATAATTGTGACAGCAGGGCTAGTTTTTGGGATCGCTCATTTTTTACCTGGAGTCCATGTAGCAGGGCCTTATACTGCTATGTTGGTGGCCGTAGTATTGGGATTGCTTAATATTTTTATAAAACCCATAATGGTATTATTAACATTGCCATTTACAATAGTTACTTTGGGGTTGTTTTTATTGGTGGTTAATGCTTTAATAATAGTGTTGTGTACAAAGATTGTTGGGGGTTTTTATGTGGATACCTTTTGGGTAGCAATGCTTTTTAGTATTATATTGTCTTTGTCTCAATCCATTGTGTATGCTATTATTGGTAAAGATAAATTGGATTAA
- a CDS encoding heavy metal-binding domain-containing protein — MKTLIIALVLFFSMGSAVWAQTTQNAVQKEVQKTMYACPMHSNEISDKKGKCGKCGMELVVTKTVLHNTAVKGSQTSSVKSKKYICTMDGSVLDEPGKCPKCGKVLTEKKMDSKTLKH, encoded by the coding sequence ATGAAAACATTAATAATTGCATTAGTTCTATTCTTTTCTATGGGTTCTGCTGTTTGGGCTCAAACAACACAAAATGCTGTTCAAAAAGAAGTTCAAAAAACGATGTATGCTTGTCCTATGCATTCTAATGAAATAAGTGATAAAAAAGGGAAATGTGGCAAGTGTGGTATGGAATTGGTGGTCACTAAAACAGTTTTGCACAATACTGCTGTAAAAGGAAGTCAAACGTCCTCTGTTAAATCTAAAAAATACATTTGTACTATGGATGGTTCTGTATTAGACGAGCCAGGAAAATGTCCTAAATGCGGTAAGGTTTTGACTGAAAAAAAAATGGATTCAAAAACATTAAAGCATTAA
- a CDS encoding NAD kinase, with the protein MKVAIYGQYYLVSTEPIIKDIFVFFNNNNVEMVIESDFLNMLYEKQIIKKEYKTFSSHSELDSSFDMLISIGGDGTILRAVTLVRNSGVPILGINAGRLGFLATVQKENIAEFMQFVIDKKYKISKRTLLSLTCYPENKDIDGLNFAMNEISVSRKETTSMITIDTYLNDEFLNSYWADGLIIATPTGSTGYSLSCGGPILTPDVKSLVITPIAPHNLNARPLVVPDINEIRLKVSGREEKYLVSLDSRITSVANESILTIKKTNFKINMVEIPEETFLKTLRTKLLWGEDRRN; encoded by the coding sequence ATGAAAGTAGCTATTTACGGCCAATATTATTTAGTAAGCACAGAACCAATCATAAAAGACATTTTTGTGTTTTTCAATAATAACAATGTTGAAATGGTTATTGAATCCGATTTCTTGAATATGTTATATGAAAAACAAATTATCAAAAAAGAATATAAAACCTTTTCATCACATAGTGAATTGGATTCAAGTTTTGACATGTTGATTAGTATTGGTGGTGATGGAACTATTTTAAGAGCTGTGACTCTTGTTCGCAATTCTGGAGTCCCAATTTTAGGAATAAATGCTGGTAGACTCGGTTTCTTAGCAACTGTTCAAAAGGAAAACATAGCTGAATTTATGCAATTTGTGATTGACAAAAAATATAAAATTTCAAAAAGAACTTTACTAAGCCTAACTTGTTATCCAGAAAATAAAGACATTGATGGACTAAATTTTGCAATGAATGAGATTTCCGTAAGTAGAAAAGAAACAACCTCGATGATTACAATTGACACTTACTTGAATGATGAGTTTTTAAATTCATATTGGGCAGATGGTCTAATAATTGCAACACCTACAGGATCTACTGGTTATTCACTAAGTTGTGGAGGTCCAATATTAACACCTGATGTAAAAAGCTTAGTCATCACTCCTATTGCTCCACATAATTTGAATGCAAGACCACTTGTTGTACCAGACATTAACGAAATACGTTTAAAAGTATCTGGTAGAGAAGAAAAATACTTGGTTTCCTTAGATTCAAGAATAACAAGTGTAGCTAACGAATCTATACTTACCATAAAAAAAACAAATTTTAAAATAAACATGGTAGAAATTCCCGAAGAAACATTCTTAAAAACATTGAGAACAAAATTACTTTGGGGAGAAGACAGAAGGAATTAA
- a CDS encoding isoprenyl transferase, protein MLKEKINTKNIPSHLAIIMDGNGRWAKQQGFLRTLGHESGSKSVKKIIQECLDLGVQYLTLYAFSTENWNRPKLEVDTLMRVLINSLKKELKTMQEGNIKMNAIGNIDKLPKNAQKQLAEVIDKTKENTKMTLTLALSYGSREELVNVVKIISDKVKNNIISIDAIDDSIINEHLYTHNLPDVDLLIRTSGEHRISNFLLWQIAYAELYFTDVLWPDFKEKDLHEAIISYQKRERRFGKTSEQIK, encoded by the coding sequence ATGTTAAAAGAAAAAATAAACACTAAAAATATACCATCCCACCTCGCCATAATTATGGACGGGAATGGTCGTTGGGCTAAACAACAAGGATTCCTAAGAACACTAGGACATGAGAGTGGATCAAAATCTGTAAAAAAAATTATTCAGGAATGTTTAGATTTAGGAGTACAGTATTTAACCCTTTATGCTTTTTCTACAGAAAACTGGAACAGACCCAAACTTGAAGTAGACACACTAATGCGAGTTTTGATTAATTCATTGAAAAAAGAACTCAAAACAATGCAGGAAGGCAATATCAAAATGAATGCAATAGGAAACATTGATAAGTTACCAAAAAATGCCCAAAAGCAATTAGCAGAAGTCATTGATAAGACAAAAGAAAATACGAAAATGACATTAACTCTGGCATTAAGCTATGGATCTAGAGAAGAATTAGTAAATGTTGTAAAAATAATCAGCGATAAAGTTAAAAATAATATAATTTCAATAGACGCTATTGACGATTCAATTATAAATGAGCATCTTTACACGCACAATCTACCAGATGTTGATTTATTAATAAGAACAAGTGGTGAACATAGAATAAGTAATTTTCTGTTGTGGCAAATAGCTTATGCCGAATTATATTTTACGGATGTACTTTGGCCAGATTTTAAAGAAAAAGATTTACATGAGGCCATCATTAGCTATCAAAAAAGAGAACGTCGATTTGGAAAAACAAGTGAACAAATTAAATAA
- a CDS encoding OmpH family outer membrane protein: MKQFKTLLIAATLFFGATQISNAQTKVAHVDVSEIMTKLPAMLDAQKQLEKLSGTYDADYKKMVEEYQTKLKKYEAESATVGETVNQERSKEVQDMQKRITDFRDNAQKELQAKESEIVKPIMEKVRASIQKVGKAKGFQYVLDGSTLLLADGTNITADVKKDLGF, from the coding sequence ATGAAACAATTCAAAACTTTATTAATTGCAGCGACACTATTTTTTGGTGCAACTCAAATTTCAAATGCTCAAACTAAGGTAGCTCATGTTGATGTAAGTGAAATCATGACAAAATTACCAGCTATGCTTGATGCTCAAAAACAACTTGAAAAATTGAGCGGTACTTATGATGCTGATTACAAAAAAATGGTGGAAGAATACCAAACTAAATTAAAAAAATACGAAGCTGAATCTGCAACTGTTGGCGAAACTGTAAATCAAGAACGTTCTAAAGAAGTTCAAGATATGCAAAAAAGAATTACTGACTTTAGAGATAATGCTCAAAAAGAATTACAAGCTAAAGAATCAGAAATTGTAAAACCAATTATGGAAAAAGTAAGAGCTTCTATCCAAAAAGTTGGTAAAGCTAAGGGTTTCCAATATGTACTTGACGGTTCTACTTTATTATTAGCTGATGGCACAAACATTACAGCTGATGTAAAAAAAGATTTAGGATTTTAA